The window CAGTTACAAAATGCAAACTCCTAAAGATGCACAATAAATTTTAATCACAGTGATGATGCCAAAAGGACATTTGTATTCGCTAGGATAAGTCATAAATTAAATAtaagattttatttaaaaaattattaACAGTGGGGATGTTGCCTCTAGAGGTGTCAGTTGGTATTGCAGTAGACGACTTCATAAATATAATTAGTTAATATAGAATTATAAGCGTGACTGAGATCACGTCATACAACACTGTTGGCCTTTGACGTGATAATTGTGGGGTTAATTAAAACTTTTAACAGAAATCTGTGttaaaacatgttaaaataatgttttctgTGAGCCAGGTTCAAACAGGCGATGTAATGCCCATGACGTAGTGATCACGTGGCATATCCGGAAGTAAACAACATCGGTTACGGAAACGGCGACAGAGGTAAATAAAATATGCGTTGTTGCGAAGTCGTTGACAATAACTTTTCTTTTTGGCCTTCTAGCTGTCTTTGCTCAATGGATTGTTGTACATTGTAGCGCTTGGTAGCGCATGTTTGTAGGTAAATTAAGTGTTTTTTCTACGGCATGCTAGCTGACGtcttagcattagggtttgtagttaaaatacaaaatatcaCTTCTTTGAAAGGAAGATAGATgcattaatttttattttttgctataGTCTTGGTGAAGTACTGTGTTTTATTCCAGTAGGAAATCGTTTGGTTAGTACAGTCTAACTTTAATTTACAAAACACATATCCAGAGTTTCTGCACATTTAAGCCACAAGTGCAAAGCCAATAAAGATGAATCCACTTCTAGCGAATGCTGATAGCTTCAAAGCATTAAGCTATGATTTATCTTGAAAATATTGAGTTATTTGTATCTGTTTTtgtattcatttgtttttcttttaggtAATCCATAAAGAAGTCTATCCCAATGATGTCTGTGATTTGCACTCTACAAGACCATCGAGACGATGTCAACTGGTGCGCCTTCTCGGGCCAACTGTTCGCCACGTGTTCTGGAGACAAAACTCTCAGGATATATAACTCGCATGATTTCTCGGAGCGGCCCTTCTCACCTCTGTCGGGACATGGCTATGGcgtccactgctgctgcttcagcactTGTGGGCAATTCTTGGCCTCATGCTCCACCGATGCAACCGTCCTGATTTGGTCAATGGACACTGGGCACATCGAGGCCGTCCTCGAACATCCTGGCCGCAGTCCAGTGAGAATCTGTGCAATTTCTTCTGACTCTGCTCACCTGGTCTCTGGTGCATCTGATGGCACTATCGCACTTTGGGATTTCCCCTCTAAACAGTTGCGCAGGTAAATAAACTACCTATCAGTTGcatgtatttttattgtttcaaaTATCTTGAACATATTGTGTTTGTGAAGGACCGGAGCAGGAGGTGACAGCACAGTAGTGGCCTGCTCCTTTAGCCCATGTAGTCAGGTGTTCGTGACTGGCTCCACCTATGGAGACCTTCGACTGTGGAATCTGGACATGAAGCAGCTGGAAGCCGAGAAAAATGCCCACGACCTGGGGGTCACCTGCTGCACTTTCTCTCCAATCATCCTTAGCGGTGAGACCATTTTAATACGTAGAGCAGAAATCTAAAGTTACCATGACTGCATTCTTCTACACGCATTTTTGATCTGAAACCCTGGGATTTTTTTCTGTGCCTTTTAGGTGGCCAAGTTGTGCAGTTCCAACTAGCATCCTGTGGACAAGACAGCCATCTAAAGATTTGGGCCATCGATAGTTTTTACACTGGAGGTGGAGTGTCATCTTATTGATGTCCTAGCATGATGAGTTCATGAACTTGACATAATCAAaagctatttattttattgtattgaCATATTTGAACATACACAGACCCACGTGTATGCACTCTGCGATTTTCCCTAAATAAAAAGAAGTAATCTTTTCATCACAAGTTTTATTATTAGAAGGAAAGTCAGCATAACTTTGCCCAGCTAAGACAGTTTACCATTATGATTTAAACATGTAGTAGTCACCCCTGGAATACTGCACTAGTGTGAAATTTAGCTGTACTCGAGGGTTTGCTTAATCAtaagtattttttttctcccttatAGTCTATAAGATGCATCTGGTGCACACTTTAACTGCCCAGTCCGCTCCAGTCCTCTCCTGCGCCTACTCATCAGATGGGCAGCTTCTCGCATCTGGGTAGGCTCTTTAGGAGCATCATATGTGGCAACATGAGTGTTTCTCTGTTTTAATTAACCAACTCTCTCTGCCTCAATAATCATCCTTCTTGGTCTATTGAGGCTTTTAAAGTGATGACGTAAATTATGGGTCATTCGTAATCTTAAACCTCCCTTGATGAAATTGCATTGTAGTACACCATTATGAACACACGGGGGAGCTATTGGTCATTTTACTCCGGAATAATGATGGCcattcttgtgtttttcttctcttcagtTCTGTGGACAAAACTGTAACAGTATATGATGCTGTAAGTACAACACTTTTTGgtttaaaagattatttttgttttttttaaattcttcatTGACATAACTTTTTTTGCAGAACAATGCTGTTTTGCTTTACACACTGAACCGGCACGAAAGGTAAAGACTCACATCCCCCTTTAGTCTCCTATTTTATATCATCAGTAATCGCAAAACATGTGGTGCTGCACAATCTATCGTATATTTGAATCAAACTCATCTTGCAATGCAAAGATATGTTGGTTTTAATGTCTTAAAGAACAGGATGCAGAAAGCATAACACAAAAATGCAGTAAACACCGACCAGTTTTGAGAATAACTGATAATACTGACAGGCTCTCTTAGAATTGACTTTGATGCACTGTAATTGTACGATATCACCTGTGAAGAATTCCTTAATGTGGTTAATCCAGCAGCTGGTGGCCTCGGCAGCTGCTGCCCTACACACTCATTCcgttctttttttgggggggtgaaTTCCACCAAATTGAAATGCAGAAacttgaaaaagaaacaaacaaacatgcaggTGGTATAGTCCGCTGAATGACAAATCACATTCACGGGCGATTTCAGTCTTTCAAGCCACCTGTGATTGAAAGGCAGCGGGTTCACTTACTTTCATGTGGAGTTAATTAAATGTTTGATGTCAATGGGCCAGTTGAGGTAATACGGTTCTTGATTAGGGGCCTTAGCATGAATTCTGTCGTTTTCGTGTGGTTTGTGCCTGCGTGAACATGGAAGAATCTAAATTGCCCATAGCAGTGCGTGAgggtgtgtgtatttcttttttgggggggggggggttgtcctgTGATTAACCGGCAATGAAACATAAAAGAAAAGTAGAGGGGGAAAACAGATACCTTCAACATTTGTCTTTAGACAACCTAAAATCTTAGATGTTGAGTTAGATGTTGGTCTTTGCTTAAATCCTCCTTTTGAGCAGATGTTTGGAGCCAACCAGCATTTGTAGATCAGCATTCCTGAGAAATCAGGTTGAGGCTTTAGAGAGTGTCCTCATTAACTGTGCCTTCACTCTTGAATCTCCTCAAAATATAATTTCAGCCCTAACTTGGGACCTAAGCACCACCCAACACGTTGTAAGTGTGACTAAATTGCCCTCAGATGCAGAATATTGCCATTACTGCTACATATGTAGGGCGTTCAATGAGCTGAAGTGCCTTTTATTCCAGTGAGGACTGGAGTGTAGCTCCAAATGACTTTTGTTCAGAAAAGCCCTTTACCATAAATAACTTTATCGTAACTTTATTGTTGCAGGTACGTGACGGCATGTTGCTTCTCTCCGGCGTCACGCTTGCTCGCTACTGGCTCAATGGATAAAAGTGTCAACATCTGGAGGCTGGAGGATGAACACAGTGGTAGGAAGATGACATGTACACACATTCATCTAATAGAGAAGCTCCCGTAACTCTGACGGCGcaccttttgttgtttttttactaaTCCTGGCATTTAAAAGGGAGGGAGAATTGCTTTTACGATGTACCTCCACACAGGTCGAGACTTAAACTTAACTTTTAATGGTACGGTGCCGCGCTCTGCCTCTATCTCCCTTTAGATTTGCTCTACATTTCCAGTGAATGGCCCGAGTGTATGCTGATGTCTGCTTCTTGTCTTGTGTTTCAGAGGGGCCTGCTCTGTCGCCAGGCTATGGTAGGACGCAGTGACTTTTCTTTCCCATATTGGCAAATGAGAACAATTCCTCTTGTAATTTGGAGGGGGGATGCAAGCTTATTTCTCACTTTTTTCTCTCGCCTGTCATCATGAAAGCTGCACTCTTGCCCGTCGGCCTGCAGTCAATAATAATCAATACCCTGCATGAATTCTGAGATATTCTTGGGAAGacatgtttctttaaaaatagctgctcctgctgtcaATGCCTGACCCCTGTTTTTTTCTCAGGGAAAACCTCAGCACGACCATTGACGCTGCTGGTCAGCGATTGGTCGGAGCAGGATGTGTCATCGTGGCTGCTGGAGGAAGGCATCGAGGGATTGGTGGACAAATTCAGGGCCAACAACATAGACGGCACTGAACTGCTAAGTCTCACCAAGGAAACACTGGCGTCAGAGCTGCACATAGGTgaggaggagacacacacactgctcagtCAGCACAGCCCTCTAATCTGTTGTTTCCTCACGGCTAAAGCTTGTCCAGAATGTGAGAGTTTGAACTCCTCACTTTATGGATTATTACCAAGTTGATGTCTTATGAGGATCAATGTGCGTGCGTGCCCGGATTTGCATTTTTGTGCCTCTTTACATGGAtaaaaagtgacacaaacaaTTAAAGTAAgtgtgaaggagagaaagaatgtTGATGGGGGGGGTTTACTTGGAAAGATTACATAATATTAGGCTCCGCAGCAAAAGTAGTCAGCTTTGGGGCTTCAGAAGCTCCGACTTTAATCTTCAGCACTTCATCACTTACATAACCTCATCCCCAAAACAGCATTTCCCATAAGGAATAAAATGGATTTACAACTAATATCATTAGACCCTCTTGGTTATTTCAGTCTGTCTGAAATCTGGGGGGGGTCCTGCAGAGATTATCAGTTATTTTGTTGATGCCACTCTACCAGCTAGCAGTAATTTATCAAGTGGGTGTCGGCAAACGTTTGTTGCATTGCCACGCTGTCATTTCGTCCCACGGGATCCGTCAATCTCTCCTCACGTCGcgcttattttatttatttttaatttagtaacacaaaataaattagGCCTTTTACAGGAGGACTCGCTCGTCTACCGGTCTCGAATAAaggcagcagggaaaaaaaggagagcaaGAAATAAAACCAATTTTGTGCACTTGGTGAACTAAAAAAGTCTTTCTACGCACGCTCGGGTTCCTCTTCAGAATTAAAATGCATGCATGGAAATAAACTCCGCTTTTGACAGAACCGACAACGGGCATGATCTGCTGCACCCACGCTCACGTTTGCCATCTGAGAATCAAAAGTGCTAAATGCCGGAATAACAACTTTGATTATTCTGCGGGATGAGTGCATGTGCCAGTTCCGCTTGTTCTGCTTGATGCTCAGATGGTCTTTTTTTGTGTTAATGAGAGCGCACGAGGTTTTAATGGGCCTGTTTTCACCTCTGGCACCTTTTCTCATTCACCCACGTGTCTCCAGAGTCCGTAGGCCTTCGGAATAAGCTCCTGAGGAAagtagaggagctgaagaatgAGTTGGATTGTTCTGGCATTcctgatgagttcctctgtccCATCACCAGGGAGCTTATGAGGGATCCAGTCATTGCTGCAGGTCAGGAAAGATCTGCTTTTTTTCTACAAATCTTGGCACCTGTGTCCTtcgtgttttccttttcttccatcCTGTGGATTTTTTCCTTACAGACGGATACTCCTATGAAAGAGAAGCTATAGCGAGCTGGATCCACACAAAGAACCGCTCCAGTCCCATGACCAACCTCCCCTTATTGACCACACTCCTCACTCCTAACCACAGTCTACGGATGGCCATAAGTCGCTGGAAGACCGGCAGAGCAACCTAAACATGAGGTAGACTTGAGCTGATAGTCACAGAGTGGCTTTCTCCTCTCAAATCATTCTTCATTGGGAAATCTGCAATTTATCTCAAACCACGAGTCACCACTTGGGTGGTTACCTATCAGATGGATTGATGGACGTTAGCTTGGAAAGGAAAGCCCAGATGATGACGCTAATTACATCATTATAGAATTTATTGTCGTTCGGTTTGGAaattccttttttctcctctgaatgAAAAGTAGTGCATGGTGTGCACTGCATCTCTAGCTGTCCTTTAAGATGGACTCCTCCTGGCTATATTAATAAAACTAACTTGACTTTGGTGCCAAAGCTAAATATCCACTGGTGCTGGCGGCTTGTTTATTCAGGAGCGTATTTGCTTGGTTGGGTGCACGCCTGGCTATTTCGGAGGATCGGAGTTGTAACACGTATGGACATTTTAGTACATTTAAGATCAGATTCCATGGTATAATATAGATTGATAGTCATCAAAACAATACTAATTAGGAGTGGGAGTTGGAATTAAACAGTTCTGGGGCTAATGGATGTGTAAAGATGCAACAGCTGTGTATCCATTAGATACAAATGTTCAGCCAGCAACTGCTGTATGTACAGCAGATTTAAAAAGgggataaaagaaagaaaacaaaatcagtgGCTACATTATTGGCAGTCTGGTTCCAATCTCTCTATTCTGCAAAACAgtctttattttagaaaaagtaACAGTAAGTGCTGAAAGCCGCAGCCTCATTTTCAGTGCTTTCTGGTAGCATTACATTCAGTACATTAGTTTTTCGTCAAGGTCTCTAAACATTTCAAGACTTTTCCCATTCACCTGCAATACAATAGACCCAGTGCATAATTGTTTAGGGTTTAGCTCCCTTTGCAAGCTAGCATGCAGTTATTACGAGTTcagattttttcttttctgcaatattaaaacatttacaaGGATTTTATTTGGACGGTCTAGTCCAGTGTTAATTGGGGACATTATGTCAGGCAAAGTGTTTTCAGCCATACATTCCCAACATTTTGTGAGTTATACTGTGAAATAAAGTAGATGTGGAAATGTGCTCCTCCATATTTTATTATAACTCAATAATAATCAAGTGGTAACATTCTGGAATCCATAATATAGCTCTGAAAAGGTAAATGATGCATGTGCGAATGCTCTCTCCGTCCAAAACAATGCATACGTCATTTGAATACACTCTCTGCTATGCAAAAATAAATGGCATATACGGTACTGTGAATATTCCATTATTAGATCATGACATTTCCATCCATATCTTGTGCAGTGCCTTTTTTTATCAAATGTACTAAGAAAAAGTATCTCAGGTAcacaaattattatttttttgttaatgcTTGCAATGCCAGCCAGTCGGGGAAATGTATAATCTCCAAATATCATGTACAcaatacaaatataaatgtttttaagGACACTCAACAATAGAAATAGTTATGTTCTGCAGCTATGAGCATGAGGTTTTTATATTTGTGCACAAAGCTTTCCTCTGACTTCTATATCTGATATTATAGGAAACAttaactatatatatatattttttgtaatTCTTACTAATGGTTTATCTGCTTTTTTTCATTGCACAAGCTGTAGACATGTAAGCAAAAGCACTTTAGCCTGAGTTGAACACGGTTCTAGATTATAAATGCAGTGCAGCAGcttaaccctaatacaaacacCCCTCACTACCGAGTCGCATTTGTGCTTTGATAATATTCAGACATTAGACTCTATAAACGAACGTTTGGGTTTAATGGGAGCCATATGCAGGGCCGGGTTGTCTCTCGTTAGGCTGGCCTGTCTGTGCCTCCCTTCAGGGAAGCGTAGCTGGGAGGACGTGGCGCTCCTAGCCTCTCGCTGGAGGAGCCGTTCCCCAAAGTCGCGGCTCTGCTGCAGACTGTTGGCTTGGGTTCCGGAGAGCTGCTCCTGGAAGGACGCGCGTTTGAACTCGCTGCTGAATCCCTGAAACTCCAATACCGACATGTTGAAGCTTtccgcccctccccccaacccctGCCGGCTCAGGCCTGAGGTCTGCTGGCCCTGGACTCGCGCTGATTTGTCCATTACTCCCATAAAGGGTCGCGGCTTTAGCTCCGGCTTTGACTTGAAACTTCCGCTGCTCTTGAGGGGGCAAGGCGCATCCAACACTTGCTGCCTGCCATTATCTGATAGATTCCCACTGGAGGCctgactggagctggagccccTCGAGCCCGCTGTACCAACTCCGTCCCTCCCAACTTCCATCCCTGATcccagggccagagacaggcaGTCCAGTGCCCCAGGGTGTGTGGAAAGTCGGTCTGAGCccctggagaagctggaggaacgTAGTTGGTACACCTGGAGAGGCCCAGgtggagaggagctgctgggggaCATGGGGTGGTAGTGCTCAGTGGGACTGTGTCCGGCGTGTTCACTGTTTGATCCGGGGGAGATGTCTATACCCAACACTGGAGCAGGCCTCAGGGAGGTGGGCATGTGTCTGCCGGGGAGAGGACTGGAGGGGCCGCACAGCGAGAGAGGCCGGCCTCCAACTCTGCCCCCTGACTGGAGGGAGTGGCAATGCTGATAAGTCCTGTTGCCCTGGTTCTGCCTGGTGCCCACAGGAACAGGCTTAGGCAGGTCCACAAACAGCTGGTTCTGTGAATATTCCTCTTGAGGGAAACACGGCGACTGGTCTGCTAAACCAAAGGCAACACCCCCAGGGAGAGTCCTGTTAGGAGCATAAGGGTTCAGAGGCCAGATATCTGGACTTTTCCCACAGTGTAGACTCAGTTCTTCAACATCTTCCCTCTCGTCTTCCTTGTCTTCATCAGCCGGGTCTGCATGGACTTGCCTCTCCAGACTCCCCTGTGAATAGACgtccattt is drawn from Takifugu flavidus isolate HTHZ2018 chromosome 2, ASM371156v2, whole genome shotgun sequence and contains these coding sequences:
- the wdsub1 gene encoding WD repeat, SAM and U-box domain-containing protein 1; the protein is MMSVICTLQDHRDDVNWCAFSGQLFATCSGDKTLRIYNSHDFSERPFSPLSGHGYGVHCCCFSTCGQFLASCSTDATVLIWSMDTGHIEAVLEHPGRSPVRICAISSDSAHLVSGASDGTIALWDFPSKQLRRTGAGGDSTVVACSFSPCSQVFVTGSTYGDLRLWNLDMKQLEAEKNAHDLGVTCCTFSPIILSGGQVVQFQLASCGQDSHLKIWAIDSFYTGVYKMHLVHTLTAQSAPVLSCAYSSDGQLLASGSVDKTVTVYDANNAVLLYTLNRHERYVTACCFSPASRLLATGSMDKSVNIWRLEDEHSEGPALSPGYGKTSARPLTLLVSDWSEQDVSSWLLEEGIEGLVDKFRANNIDGTELLSLTKETLASELHIESVGLRNKLLRKVEELKNELDCSGIPDEFLCPITRELMRDPVIAADGYSYEREAIASWIHTKNRSSPMTNLPLLTTLLTPNHSLRMAISRWKTGRAT